One Brassica napus cultivar Da-Ae chromosome C2, Da-Ae, whole genome shotgun sequence DNA window includes the following coding sequences:
- the BNAC02G29430D gene encoding E3 ubiquitin-protein ligase WAV3, with amino-acid sequence MGTGWRRAFCTTAPRKSDAVAPDLDKQQAGYTLNSNPSPRSCVKLAFLSGGSNSLTPRTSYSPSLGCRTTDAENPVPTAEQIPTPRSATKSPRLSLKARSNPSSPRLKLSLFRNSFKFRSNCGICLNNVKTGQGTAKYTAECSHVFHFPCVTDYVSKHGKLVCPVCNSLWKDASLLTLHGNGIEPPLENAVSIEEKRVVAVATSPIAKPMPKQSHNYDDDEPLLSPRFVTIPEANENCRCEDETDVAQFKGFVVDPSPSFAVKSHEIPATGRDFGNVQVSLLTESAVVTVGCGYETRAVALRVKAPPPLGTRGRRLLDPSQRAPVDLVVVVDVGGTMNGAKLQMVKRAMRLVISSLSSADRLSIVSASSKRLLPLKRMTENGKRSAGVVVDGLLCCQSSKLSDGLEKAARVLEDRRERNPIASIVLLKDGQPISSRANTNQRSTITHVGLTRFAHIEIPVTEYGFGESGGCSHAPVEEAFAKCIGGFLSVVVQDLRIQFRVVSGSGPCEIAAIYLCNGQPTLASSGSGSVRLGDLYAGEERELLVELTIPSTASMVHQVLSVRGLYKDPSTREVVYGRDQSLRVPQAVRSSSPSVERLRSLFIMTQAVAESRRLVEYGECTSAHHLLTSAHALLGQSRMAEAADYTKVVEAELVEVQWRRQQLMEYESQPQQQHIQQRRRSERDTTMILVDENGEPLTPASAWRAAEKLAKVAMMKKSDLHGFENARF; translated from the exons ATGGGTACGGGATGGCGGCGAGCCTTTTGCACCACCGCCCCAAGAAAGAGTGACGCGGTGGCCCCGGATCTTGACAAGCAACAAGCGGGCTACACTCTCAACTCCAACCCTAGCCCAAGAAGCTGCGTGAAGCTCGCTTTTCTCTCCGGAGGAAGTAATTCGTTGACTCCCCGTACAAGTTATAGTCCAAGCCTGGGCTGTCGGACAACGGATGCCGAGAATCCTGTTCCCACCGCGGAGCAAATCCCGACACCAAGATCGGCAACAAAGAGCCCCAGACTATCTTTGAAGGCCAGGTCGAACCCTTCGTCTCCTCGGTTAAAGCTTTCTCTGTTCCGCAACAGCTTCAAATTCCGA agtaATTGTGGAATTTGTTTGAACAACGTGAAAACTGGGCAAGGGACGGCAAAATATACGGCAGAGTGTTCGCATGTGTTTCATTTCCCTTGTGTCACCGATTACGTCAGTAAACACGGCAAGCTTGTTTGCCCTGTTTGTAACTCCCTTTGGAAAGACGCTTCTCTTCTTACTCTTCATGGGAATGGAATTGAACCTCCCTTGGAAAACGCCGTTTCCATTGAGGAGAAGCGTGTTGTCGCCGTCGCTACTTCTCCTATAGCAAAGCCCATGCCAAAGCAGTCTCACAATTACGATGATGACGAGCCTTTGCTTTCGCCACGGTTTGTCACCATACCTGAAGCCAATGAGAATTGCAGATGTGAAGATGAGACTGATGTGGCTCAGTTCAAGGGATTCGTGGTAGACCCTAGCCCTTCCTTTGCCGTCAAATCTCATGAGATTCCGGCCACGGGTCGAGATTTTGGAAATGTGCAGGTGAGCTTGTTAACTGAATCTGCCGTTGTCACTGTTGGGTGTGGTTACGAGACCCGTGCAGTGGCTCTGCGAGTGAAGGCACCACCGCCTCTAGGTACAAGAGGGCGCAGGCTTTTAGATCCGTCTCAACGTGCGCCGGTGGATCTGGTTGTTGTAGTTGATGTAGGTGGAACCATGAACGGTGCAAAACTCCAGATGGTCAAACGAGCCATGCGGCTTGTGATTTCCTCGCTCAGCTCTGCTGATCGGCTCTCTATTGTCTCTGCTTCCTCGAAGAGACTCCTCCCACTTAAGAGAATGACAGAGAATGGAAAACGCTCCGCTGGAGTGGTGGTGGATGGGCTCCTTTGCTGTCAAAGTTCTAAGTTAAGCGATGGTTTGGAAAAAGCGGCAAGAGTGCTGGAGGATCGTAGGGAGAGAAACCCAATTGCTAGCATCGTACTCCTAAAGGACGGTCAGCCAATTTCGAGTAGAGCCAACACAAATCAAAGGTCCACAATAACCCATGTGGGGTTAACACGCTTTGCTCACATAGAGATCCCTGTTACTGAATATGGCTTTGGAGAGAGTGGTGGGTGCAGCCATGCTCCTGTCGAAGAGGCTTTCGCGAAATGCATAGGAGGATTTCTTAGCGTGGTGGTTCAAGATCTAAGGATCCAATTTCGAGTTGTATCAGGATCTGGACCATGTGAAATCGCAGCCATTTATTTATGCAATGGACAACCCACTTTGGCGAGCTCTGGTTCTGGATCAGTCCGGCTCGGGGACCTATACGCAGGCGAAGAAAGAGAGCTTTTAGTGGAGCTTACGATCCCATCAACGGCCAGCATGGTCCACCAAGTTCTATCAGTTAGAGGTCTCTATAAGGACCCTTCGACTCGGGAAGTTGTATACGGACGTGACCAATCACTCCGCGTTCCCCAAGCCGTAAGATCATCTTCTCCCAGTGTCGAACGCTTGAGGAGCCTCTTCATAATGACACAGGCAGTTGCCGAGTCTCGAAGGCTGGTAGAGTATGGGGAATGCACAAGCGCACACCACTTGTTAACGTCAGCGCATGCATTGCTTGGGCAATCAAGAATGGCGGAGGCGGCGGACTATACCAAGGTAGTAGAGGCCGAGTTGGTGGAAGTTCAGTGGAGGAGGCAGCAGCTGATGGAATATGAGAGTCAGCCCCAACAACAACACATTCAACAGCGGAGAAGAAGCGAAAGAGACACAACGATGATTTTAGTGGACGAAAACGGTGAGCCGTTGACTCCCGCGTCGGCATGGAGAGCAGCTGAGAAGTTGGCTAAGGTGGCTATGATGAAGAAGAGCGACTTGCACGGCTTCGAAAATGCTAGATTTTAA
- the LOC106408040 gene encoding uncharacterized protein LOC106408040, with translation MLLAFGLVHISHSKKKRNLGFGKFRFDFETEEEIDTVLKLEPYHFDYWMLALARWQPKKSQLFPSEITFWIRVIGVPMEFRTVPTFESLGDALGRTVAVDVEHCRVQVVVDAFQELCFETTLDFKGGEFYEGEEAAISLRYEKLFGYCPLCSSLCHKEEKCPLAKKASPEKKREGREGNGGWYDGGKHDDRARSYKGVVINGNQNQQHKERDGRDYYGKGKGKMVEEADSKWVKVADRGNKGIFTNHRSFRGEGDGSRHRSSRREEPRAEGQGQGGSNRSSSGQSGAPKEVVQEEGEIKNPKESEKTLPSQDFQEELAKTQAVGSEVISDPMDAEEGLQMIKSLIVEPSTLEDDKVLDMDECRAICLEHGIDMDAADDLPDCSDGEFEEMLKEQDDEEKAHVKGDVAKKQGTRKRLFKPSTAGSTKMRIASALVSPRKRAPAKVAISPKGRMG, from the exons ATGCTCTTGGCATTCGGACTAGTACACATTTCTCAcagtaaaaagaaaagaaacttgGGTTTTGGCAAGTTTCGGTTCGACTTTGAAACAGAGGAGGAGATAGATACGGTACTGAAGCTGGAACCGTATCATTTTGATTACTGGATGTTGGCGTTAGCACGGTGGCAACCGAAGAAGTCGCAGCTCTTCCCATCAGAGATAACGTTCTGGATTAGGGTGATAGGTGTTCCGATGGAGTTCAGGACGGTGCCTACCTTTGAGAGCCTCGGTGATGCACTTGGACGAACAGTAGCAGTAGATGTAGAGCACTGCAGAGTGCAGGTGGTGGTGGACGCGTTTCAGGAGCTTTGCTTTGAAACAACTTTGGACTTCAAGGGTGGAGAATTTTACGAGGGGGAGGAAGCAGCAATATCATTGAGGTATGAGAAGCTCTTTGGATACTGCCCACTTTGTTCTAGCTTGTGCCATAAGGAGGAGAAATGCCCTCTTGCTAAGAAGGCGTCGCCTGAGAAGAAAAGAGAGGGTCGAGAAGGAAATGGAGGATGGTATGATGGTGGGAAACACGATGATCGAGCTCGGAGCTATAAGGGAGTGGTCATAAATGGAAATCAGAATCAACAACACAAGGAAAGAGACGGTAGGGACTACTATGGGAAGGGTAAAGGCAAGATGGTGGAAGAGGCTGACTCAAAATGGGTGAAAGTGGCTGATAGAGGCAATAAGGGGATTTTTACTAATCACAGGAGCTTTAGGGGTGAGGGAGATGGTTCTCGACATAGATCTTCCCGAAGAGAAGAACCCCGGGCTGAGGGCCAGGGGCAGGGAGGAAGTAATAGATCCTCCTCAGGTCAGTCAGGAGCTCCAAAAGAAGTAGTTCAGGAGGAGGGAGAAATAAAAAATCCTAAAGAGTCTGAGAAAACTCTTCCCTCTCAGGATTTTCAAGAAGAGCTGGCCAAGACTCAAGCTGTAGGATCTGAGGTAATTTCGGACCCTATGGATGCAGAGGAAGGGCTTCAGATGATCAAAAGCCTGATAGTGGAACCGTCAACTTTGGAGGATGATAAAGTACTGGACATGGACGAGTGTAGAGCTATCTGTCTTGAGCATGGGATAGATATGGATGCAGCAGACGATCTACCAGATTGCTCAGATGGGGAATTTGAGGAAATGCTAAAGGaacaagatgatgaagaa AAAGCACATGTTAAAGGAGATGTGGCGAAGAAGCAAGGAACTCGCAAGAGGCTTTTTAAGCCTAGCACCGCGGGGAGTACGAAGATGAGGATAGCTTCTGCGCTTGTGTCTCCGCGTAAACGAGCTCCGGCAAAG GTCGCAATCTCTCCCAAAGGAAGAATGGGATAG
- the LOC106408041 gene encoding glutathione S-transferase T3-like: MDSQRQSSSFLDLLTSQLPNNENPSQLLSFSPSPANENPSQLLSFSPSPANETPSQLTSPAIGGYSSRAQTGEERKQRCKWSTAEDLVLISSWLNTSKDPVVGNEQKAGTFWKRIASYYNASPKVVGFTKREPSHCKKRWGKINEGVCTFVESYDAASKQKSSGQNEDDVLKAAHEIFFNDYTVKFTLEHAWRELRNDQKWCGTYGSNQQSSCAKRKRVGEQQSFQSSTSMPSVNGEASPTARPIGVKAAKANKVKRAVGEEEKILQGFQQMWELKQKDLQEQTQLLNMKNKVNKSKLLDSLLARTEPLTELEVALKNKLISEMLM; encoded by the coding sequence ATGGATTCTCAAAGGCAATCTTCTAGCTTTTTAGACTTACTAACCAGTCAGTTACCTAATAATGAAAACCCATCTCAGTTACTGAGTTTTTCTCCTAGTCCAGCCAATGAAAACCCATCTCAGTTACTGAGTTTTTCACCTAGTCCAGCCAATGAAACCCCATCTCAGTTAACTAGTCCAGCCATTGGAGGATATTCTTCACGTGCACAAACTGGTGAGGAGCGTAAGCAAAGGTGTAAGTGGTCAACAGCTGAAGACCTGGTCCTCATCAGTTCATGGCTTAACACCTCCAAGGATCCAGTAGTTGGGAATGAGCAAAAGGCAGGAACGTTTTGGAAGAGGATTGCCTCTTATTATAATGCAAGTCCGAAGGTGGTTGGTTTCACTAAGAGAGAGCCAAGCCACTGTAAGAAAAGGTGGGGAAAGATAAATGAAGGTGTCTGCACGTTTGTGGAGTCATATGACGCTGCATCCAAACAGAAGAGCAGTGGCCAGAATGAAGATGATGTTTTGAAGGCTGCACATGAAATTTTTTTCAACGACTACACGGTTAAGTTCACATTGGAGCATGCCTGGCGGGAGCTTAGGAATGATCAAAAATGGTGTGGGACTTATGGAAGTAATCAACAAAGTTCTTGTGCAAAAAGAAAGAGGGTGGGGGAACAACAATCTTTTCAGTCATCAACATCTATGCCGAGTGTCAATGGAGAGGCTTCTCCAACAGCTAGGCCTATTGGCGTTAAGGCAGCAAAAGCCAACAAGGTTAAAAGGGcagtgggagaagaagagaagattcTGCAAGGGTTTCAGCAAATGTGGGAGCTCAAACAGAAGGACTTGCAAGAACAGACCCAGTTACTGAATATGAAGAATAAGGTTAACAAGTCCAAACTGCTTGACAGTTTGCTTGCGAGAACAGAGCCACTTACTGAATTAGAAGTGGCTCTTAAGAATAAACTGATTAGTGAAATGTTAATGTAA